TCATATATGATTCCATTGCAGGTTGTTTCGCTCTTTCTCtgtggtgaaaaaaataaattttgTACAACTATAAATGCACAACACCTCTAAAACATAGGAATATAAAAGGTTTTATCGTAAAATAAATCTCAgattgctgtgtctgtgtgaggccaatcaaagccttttcaataaaaacacaaagctgtATGTAATGCATCATGCCGGTCTGATCAGGCCGCCTGTGCATCTCTTATCCTCCAACCGGAATCTGGACTTAAACTTCATGTTGTCCAAAACCCATCTGATCTGAATGAGTGATCTCGTCCAGTCAGGATGGACAGTCTTGTGCCAGTTGGACTCACCTGTATTTCTAGTAAAGACTTCTGTATGTCCACCACCTTCTTCTCTCTCACGCAGATGAGATCTTTCAGCTCCAGCACTGTGTTACCTAACTGGGACTGGAGAAGAGGTCAAGCACATCGTCGCTCAGGAGTCTGCCGTTAATAAGCAGCCTTGTTCTACGTCACATAAACCGACGCTGACACAACGCTTCAATGGCTGCAAACTGTTTTGGCATTTGAGACTCTCATAATGCAATTAATGTAAAAATGCGACGCTCCCTAACCGACAGCGGTACCTTCTTGATGCGccactctctcctggcagggcTGACGTGGTGTCCTTGGTGCTCTCCTGCCTCCACACACTGGCGGCACACGCAGGTGTTGTCGGTATGACAGAAGAACTCAAGACTTCTCGCGTGGATGGAACACGGCGGTGGATCGGCGGAAGAGTCACATGCACCGCTCACAGTGTACCTGTATCCCCATAGCAGACAAAGGTAACTTCACCCCGTGTCTCAGCCAAAGTCCGACCGGAATTTCACGCATGATTTGTAGCGTCCTGAAGCACAATGCTGTCATTAACACAGATTCATTATTCAacttttcagtttttcagtCTGTCCATTTCTCTGCTACACTCACGTGACCCTTTCAACCAAACATCTGGACGCTATGGAATGcagttttagtcaaaattaaataaatgaataaatacgtaaatacatgaaatacatcatgaaataaataaatgaggcaataaatacataaatattaaatacatttaattatttcatggtacttttatttcataatgccacttttcatttcatggtacttttatttcataatgccccttttcatttccagagacttatttcataattacatttcacgttcttatatgcaaaccagggggcgtggctacatctaacattctgaacagacaacagagccgtgtacaaaacacgccccctgatttgcatataagaacgtgaaatgtaaaacggcattatgaaagaagtctctggaaatgaaaagtggcattatgaaataaaagactctggaaatgaaaagtggcattatgaaataaaagtaccatgaaatgaaaagtggcattatgaaataaaagtaccatgaaataattaaatgtatttaatatttatgtatttattgcctctttatttatttcatgatgtatttaaaatgcatatttcatgtatttacgtatttattaatttatttaattttgactaaaacggcattccataggaTGCTGGTTGTCCCTGCTGCGCTCCTGCCTGACATACACTGCTGTCATTATTAGTAGTCACGTTAATAATTCTTTAGTTCTTGTGCTAATAAgatggtttcaggacagagTTTGTTGTAAAATCctgtgaggcaaatttgtacATTTTGACTTTGGGCTGAACAGAAACTGAACAGTGATCAGGTCAAGTATACGTGTGGTTCATTTGTGGCACAATTATGCTACACTGACTCAACAACCATTGCTATTttaataaaacccttttctgTGGCCACTTAAGTTAGTCAAACCCGTTTCACTGAGGAGAGGAATATAGCTCGTCACCTGCGCGGAGGTGAGTATGGAGGAGGCGGGTTCAGGCGATTCGGGCTTTGTGGTTGAGTGTCACTGAGGTAGGGGGGAGGAGGCCCGTGCTGAAAACGAGTTATCATTTCAGCAAAGATGGTCGGCGGCATCTCTGCTGGCCTCTGGGTTGGAGACAGGGCCAGGTGAGGATCATGGTGGGAACATGCGTTTGgaatctcctctcctcctccacccgttgGCACTGCAGCAGTGGACAGCTGCTTGAACTGTTCAGTGATTTCCTTCAAGGTTCGGTTGATATGGAGCTCCGGACGCTTGTGGAACGACTCCTTGCAAAGGGGACACTGGTAGACCTTGGTGCCTCCTTCTCCGTCCCAATAGGAGGTGATACAGTCCTGGCAGAAGCTGTGGCCACATGGTGTTGAGATTGGATTGTCGAACACGTCGAGACAGATGGAGCAGGTGAACTGGTCTTCAGAGAGAAAGGCTGCGGGCAGCGCCATAGTCAACCAATCCTAAGCTGTGACAGATAGTGAGCTCATTAGAAAGAATTCAGGATATTCAAAACTGTAGCGGAAGACATGAAATATTGATCTGCCAATtgttgtgttttgctttttgcAGACTTGATGCATTGAAGGTAAATTAAACCATGGTCAATACCAGCTTTGATAGTTATTCTAATCTATATatactgtgagatgcatgtaatggtaaaatatgttataacattgtcttgtgctaaacccgtgtctgaagtgtctgtatttgaccctgatgtgcaaagagcagcatgatacaaaatgttagtttgcagctgtgtcctgagaagggaggacggtcgactcgatGTCATAgatgcttcaaaacaaaggacttctgttcatggccttggttcatatcttattcggtacgaaagttctcGGATCCACGTTtctactttatgtcaattagtagctcagcttcacctgggttcttatctcaacctgctttgcagcttctc
The sequence above is a segment of the Gasterosteus aculeatus chromosome 9, fGasAcu3.hap1.1, whole genome shotgun sequence genome. Coding sequences within it:
- the LOC120825779 gene encoding E3 ubiquitin-protein ligase TRIM7 isoform X2; translation: MALPAAFLSEDQFTCSICLDVFDNPISTPCGHSFCQDCITSYWDGEGGTKVYQCPLCKESFHKRPELHINRTLKEITEQFKQLSTAAVPTGGGGEEIPNACSHHDPHLALSPTQRPAEMPPTIFAEMITRFQHGPPPPYLSDTQPQSPNRLNPPPPYSPPRRYTVSGACDSSADPPPCSIHARSLEFFCHTDNTCVCRQCVEAGEHQGHHVSPARREWRIKKSQLGNTVLELKDLICVREKKVVDIQKSLLEIQAAAERDTDGAMCVFTELITSLEWCQTEVLKAVEMNRRAAEHRAQGLLRELKEEIAELKRRSSSLSQLALSEDYIMGLRKFPALSSPPQAKDWSSVCVQSELTTGVILSTVNQMMERFREEMQKLPKACQHALLDPSVPRSDPKRRVQDYAANITLDASTAHQRLIISPDGKQVHCGERNQPVPNNPERFDRVVCVLAKQGFNSGRHYWEGLHSSCKLYLTAHF